The Persephonella atlantica region AAAGTTTACCGGACATAGAAGACCCTGTTATGAGAAAGATGGAGGAATATGCTGCGAAAAATGATTTTCCCATAATAGGCAGGGAAGGGGGGAAACTGCTATATCTGATAACAAAAATAAAAAATCCTTCCCTCGTTGTAGAGATGGGCTCTGGTTTTGGATACTCCGGTTATTTCTTTGCAAAGGCTCTAAAAAAGGGGAAAGTCGTTCTGATAGATTATTTAGACAGAAATATAAATCTGGCAAAGGATTTCTTTAAAGAGGGAAACCTGTTAGATAAAGCCCAGTTTAGAGTCGGTGATGCTGTCCAGATAGGACAGGAGTATAAAAATATTGACATCCTTTTTTTAGATTTAGAGAAGGTCAGATATTTAGAAGCTATTCAGATACTGGAGAAAAATCTCTCTGAAGATGGCATCATAATTGCTGACAATGTTCTGTATCAGGGAAAGGTTGTGTTTGAAAAGGAAGACAGAAAAGCAAAAGTTTTAGACAGCTTCAACAGATATATGTTTGAAAATTACTTTTCTGTTATACTGCCTATCAGAGATGGGATATTATTAGGGGTTAAGAAGTAGTTTTACAGCCCTGTCTATTCTAATTCCTCTTTTTAAAACAGAAAGAGCCTTTCTTTTATCCTTTATTAAAGCAGGTTTTTCTTTCAAACTCTTCAAAATTAGCTTCCATCCTAAAGCCAAATCTCCAAATCTCAAACATACTTCCCCTACATGAAACATAAAATCCGCCTTAACCTTTGCTGGAACTTTGTCATAGTAATCTCTGAAAACTGTCAGGGTTGCCTTATAAAACTGTAAATTTCTGCTTGTTCTGTTTGAATGCTCTCTCATCAAAACCATATCGTTATCTAAAATTTTTATTTTTAAATCCTGAATGTAAGCCCTTATGAAAAATTCCCAGTCCTCTCTTATCAGATATCTGTCTAAATAATTTATGTAGCTATCTTTTCTAACCCCTGTAGCTGATGGATATCCAATCTGTCCAGAAAAAATAATCTCCTTTTCAGAGGTTAAACTTTTTTTTGATTTTCTTAAAATTTTTCCCTCACTGTCTATAAATGTTTTAGGAAAGGAGTAAACAATGTGGTAATCCCTGAGATACTCAACACTTTTCTTTAGATAATCAGTTTTCCATTTGTCGTCATAGTCAAGGAAAAATATGTATTCTCCTGAGGAAAGCTCAACACCTTTATTTCTGCTGTAAGCTCTTTCTCTATTAACAGGATTTTTATGATAAATTACCTTACTACCTAAAAGCTCACCAAAGTTCTGAAATATAACCTCCTCTGTTCTGTCTGTAGATGCATCGTTTATGATTATCACTTCAACATTTTCATAACTCTGGCTTAAAGCAGAATCAACAGCATCTTTTATATACTTCTCACCGTTATAAACAGGGATAACAACGCTAATCTTTTCCATCTCTTTTTTCCATTTCCCACAGATATATATATTTCAAAAAACTGTAATATGTGGCACTTACAGCAACAATCAATCCTCTTGTGCCGTCTAAAAAACCTTTTTTGAGTATATATTCTCTAATAAACGATGCCAGTGGATTGAGAAATATCTTTCTCATCTTAAATTTTTTTCCTTTTCTATACATTTCTCTGGCAGCGATGTAAGAGTAGTTAACCACCTTTGTAAAGTGGTCTTTTATATCCCTGTAAGAATAATGATAAAGAAAACCATTAATTTTTGATACTTTCCCATCTATAACCAGATATTCATGGATATCTCCACCTTCCCAGCGGGGATTGGCGTTTTTTTTAACCAGTCTGAGATTCCAGTCTGGTTGCCATGCATGATTAAGGGGCTTGCCGAGATAGACAGTTTTCCTGTTAATCATGTATCCATCAGCAAAAGGCTGTTTCACTGCATCTATAATGGACTTTTTCAGCTCCTCTGACACAACCTCATCACAGTCTAAAAACAGAATCCATTCCTGAGAACATTTCTTCAGGGCGGAATTTTTTTGCTCTCTGAAACCTTTCCATTCTTTAACAAAAACTTTAGCTCCTAAATTTTTTGCTATTTCAACAGTTCTATCTGTTGAACCACTGTCAACAACAATAATCTCAGATGCTATATCACTGACTGCAGACAGGGTTTTCCCTATATTATCCTCTTCGTTATAGGATATGATAGCAACAGAGAGGGGTAGTTTATGCATAGCACTCCTATATGTTATAATCATGCAATCTAAATTGGGAAATATTATACCGGTAAAACTATGAGAAAAAAAATAATATTATATTTACCTTCAATACAAAAAGGCGGAGTTTTAGAATCAAATAGACTATTAGCTAAAGGGTTTCACGAAAAAGGTTACGAAGTTACCATTGTCTCTAATAGAAAAACAGATATAACCATAGAAAGTTTCAATCACATCTATTTGCATGCAGGGGATTTAACAAAGCCTTTTAAATTAAAAAAGGTAATCTTAGAGGAAAAACCTATTGCAATATTTTCCAACATGCTTCCTCAGAATATATCTCTATCTTTAGCTAAATATCTACTGTCTTATTACAAATATGACATTGAGACTAAATTTTTTGGTTTTGTAAGAACTTCTACTTCTTCCATAGTTCACAGTAAGTTTTATCACAAACCTTACAAAAAGTTTGTAAATAAGCTTTATACAAACTTTGATAAAATAATCGCTGTATCATCCATAGCAAAGCAAGATCTAGTAAATGCTTTTTCTTTGCCTGAGAATAAAATAGAAATTATTCATAATCCAATAGATGTAAGAAATATAGAAAAATCTAAAAAGGAAGAACTTTCTGAAGAAGAAAAAATAATTTTTAGAAAAAAAGTTTTGATGTTTGCTGGAAGATTTTCAAAAGAAAAAAGAATTGACTTAATTTTGAAGATTTTTCATAAACTCCAAAAAATGAGAGATGATGTCAACTTATTACTTATTGGAGAAGGTGAAGAAGAAGAAAATATTAAAAAAATTTTAAAAGAGTTAACTATTAAAAATGTGTATATGTTACCTTTCACAAAAAATCCATTCAAATATATGAAACATGCAACACTGTTTATTTTAACTTCTGAAAACGAAGGTTTTTCCAGAGTTGTTTTGGAATCTTTTTCATGTGGAACTCCTGTTATTGCCTATGAAAATAATATGTCAGGACATAAAGATATTATAAAAAGTGGATATAATGGGTACTTAGTTAAGTTTAATGCCGAAGATACATTTATAAGAAAAATAAATACTTTATTAGACAATAGGGACCTACTAAAAACATTAGAAAATAATGCTTATAAAACTGCACTAAATTTTTCGCTGGATAATATTATTAACAAGTTAGAGCTACTGATAAATAGTTAATCACCCTCCTATGCTTGTCATTATTCTTCTACAGTCTGAAAATGCGTATCCTGAGCTTACTATTTTCTGGTTTGAAATTTCTTTTTCTAACAGAACCTTTTGGATAAACCTGTCCAAATCCTCATCTGTCCCGTTCCTTATCACCGGTTTTGCGTCTATCTCTTCGTCTGTTCTAAGGCACAGTTTTATATGTCCTTCTGCTGTAAGACGCAGTTTTGAACAGCCATCACAGAAAGGATTAGAAATAGGCGTTATAAAACCAACCTTTGTTCCTAATTTTGGGACTTTGTAAACTCTTGCTGCTCCACTTCCTATTGATATTGCCGGCAGCAGTTTTCCGTATTTTTGCTCTATTTTAGTTTTTATCTGTTCAAGGGGCTGAACCTTATCCTCTGACCAGTTTATCAGCTCACCACCTACGGGCATCATCTCAATAAATCTGACTTCCACTCCATATTCAGCTCCAAACTCTACAAAATCCAGTGCTTCCTCTTCATTAAGCCCCCTTACTATTACAGCATTTACCTTTATAGGATCGTATCCCAGCTCTTTTGAAATCCTTATACCTTCCAATACATCTTCTAATCTGCCCTTTGTTATCTGGTAAAACAGCTCAGGTTTAAGGCTGTCTATTGATATGTTGAGTCTGTCCAGTCCTGCTTTTCTTAATTTTTCTGCATGTTTTGATAGGGTTATTCCATTTGTTGTGAGAGAAATATCTGTTATCTGGGGTATCTCCTTTAGCATTTTTACAAGCTCTTCTAACTGGGGACGAACAAGGGGCTCTCCTCCTGTTATCCTTACCTTTTTCAGTCCATACTTTGTCATAGCCCTGACAAGCCTTGCTATCTCCTCATATCTGAGTATCTCTTCGTGGGGAACAAATTCTGAGTTATCTGGACGGCAGTAGAAACATTTTAGATTGCATTTGTCAGTTACAGAGACTCTGAGGTAGCTTATCTCATTCATCTTCAGCTCCTTTACCGTTATTACTTTTAAGATATAACAAAAATTTCATTATTACAAGCAGGAAATAACGGTTTATAATTTAGAAAAGTTAAAGAGAATAAGCATTGATAAAGGTCAATCAGCTTTTCTGGATTAGGATAAACTTTCTTTCAGGAAGTCCGTACATCTTTAAAGATACTGTGAAAGGTCTTAGCTCCTCTTCTACCTGTTTACCTTTCATTATTATGATGTATCCGCCTTTTTTCAGAATATCTTTTGCCCATTTCAAAACGGTAAATGTCTCTCCCGCTGCCCTGCTCACAACAATATCAAACTGAAAATTTACATCTTCAGCCCTCCTGCATAAAACAGTGTAATCTATTTTCAGCTCTTTTTTCAGCATCTCCAAAAATATACATTTTTTCTGAACTGCTTCTATCAGATAGAGGTTTATTCTGTCTGCGTAATATATTTTGAGGGGAACTCCGGGAAATCCAGCTCCAGAGCCTAAGTCTGCTATATTTTTTCCCTCCACTGATATATTTTTCTCTTCAAACAGCTTTACAAGGGAAAGACTGTCTAAAAAATGTTTTGTTATTATCTCTTCTTTTTTCCTTATAGATGTGAGGTTGTAAACCCTGTTCCACTTTGAGAGCATATCAAGGTAAGTCTGGAATTTCTCAAGCTGGTCTTCTGACAGTGTTATTCCGTTTTTCTGGGCAAGCTCTTTTAGTCTGTGTATCATTTCAGGACTTTTCCTGTCTTTATATAAAATATGTACAGGTCAAGCTCTGCCTGTGTCAGTTCAAGGTCTGATGCAATTTTTTCCAAAGCCTGTTCACACTCTAAATAAACCTTTTTTGTTATTGTTTTTCTTGGCTTTACCAGACCTTTCTCAAACAAAAATCTGGATATATGCCTGTCTATTATGGCCACGTCATTAAAGCCTATATTTCTCAAAAAATGGCTTGCTTCCTTGTATCCGTATCCATAAATCTCTTTTACTAATTTTTCTCTCGCCTCTTTTCCGTCTTTTTCTTTTGCTATTTTTAGCAGGAAGTTTTCTTTTTCTCTGAGCTTAACAATCCTTTCTGCCCTCTGGTGGGCAAACCTGTGTCCCTTTTTTCTTATAATCTCAAACAGTTTTTCTTCTGGATAGCTTTTAAACCCATCTACACCAATCTCTTTCTGTAGTTTAATACCTAAAACTGCTGAAGAGTTTGCAGTCAGTATACAGAAACACGCCTCAGAGAATATGTCTGCCTGATACGGCTCTATGTTAACAAATGGACGGAAATCAAATGTGGTTAGATTATTTTCTCTCAGGGATTTAAACTCTGATATACGCTGTCTGACATATCTCTCTACTTCAGGTTTTACTCTCTGTATTTCCTCTTTTGCCGGTATCAACTCTCTTCCTTAGCAAGATTGTAGCCGTTAAAGAAAACACCTTCACCGTCAACAAAAAGATTATGTATTATCTTTCTCTCAAAAGCAACCTTTTTTCTGTCGTATATTATAACCAGGTTATCTGCGTTGCCTATTGTTTCAAATCTTATCTTCTTTTTGAAAGATAGTTTTACCTTCTGCCCCTTTTTTAGTCTCAGAACTTTCTCTTTCCCGTCAACGTAAGCAGTAAGCCAGACAAAATCCAGCGCTGTCAGAACAATTCTGTTTATTTCCTTCTTTTTTTCTGCTTCAGAAATGTCTGACACATTTTCTTTTTCAGGAAGTTCTACCTTTATCAGATGCTCTATACTATTGCTGTGCTCAATATCCTTTTTGACAGCTGTGTTTATGACAAAAAATCCTGCCACCAAGGTAAAAACAGCCTTCAGAAACCTTACAAAAAAGCTCTGTTTTTCTTCGGCAGTCTCTTTTTTCTCCTGTTTTTCTGAAGTTTCTTTTTCTTTCGTCAGATGCACATCCAGCTGGTAAAAGTCAATGAGAACTTTCATAAGAAAATAGGCATAAGGGTCTTTGCTCAGGTAGTTCTCATCTCCTTCAAGTCTCCTGATTATATCAACAGGGATTTTTGTGACATTATGAACATCCTGCAGTGAGAGACCCCTTTTCTCCCTCTCTTCTTTACAAAGTTTCCCTGCAGTGATTAAATCAGTCAAAACTCTTTCCCTGCATCTGTATTAAAAAAAGTATAACACTAATAATTCAAAAATTTCAAACATTTATAAAACTGTTATTGAAGTAATATTTACCAATATTACCTACTGTTTTTGCTCCGTAAATTACAACTTTTTTGTTTCCTGTCAGTATGGCTTTTCTGTTTTCTGATATGGCTGATAGCACATTTTCTATATCTACCCCTCCACTGCCGTCAGCAAGTGTATCGCTGTGAAACTCAACTGTCTTTTCAGCTTCTTTCTTTCCTACAATCAGATTCTGTGATTCCCCATTTTCATCAAACTGCGCTTTTAGCTGAATCTCAAGCCTTGTACCAGGTTCAAACCTTTCTCTTAAATCATTTCCTACTATTAATATGGGTTCTGTTGTAAATCTTGGGAAGTCTAAAGGGATTTCTCTTAGAGGCTCTCTCAAAATCCATATTTTTACAAAAGATTTTTTCAGCTTTACAATGAATCTGTCATTTTCTTCAACAATCTCCTGCACTCTATCTCTCAGAACTCCTTTTGTAGATTTTGAGAACCACACAACTGCGTGACTTACTGGTTCTTTGTTTATTTTCAGCGTAGAGCTGATTAGCCTCCAGCTTACGAAACTGAAGCTCTGCTCATAACACGGCAGTCCCAGACTCTCTGCATACAGTCTAACTTTCTTTATAAACAGTTTTTCCTCTCTACTTCCTGGCAGTCTCCCTCTGCCAAAGGACACGAGCTCTGGTACAAACTCTCCTTTTCTCTGCTGGAACAATGCGTACATACAGCCGCAGTAGTTTTGATGGTAAAGCTGGGCTTCTTTTGATAGCCTGTTCATCTTTTCAATGCCACCGTTTTTGCGGAAGTCGGTGGCTAAGAACTCAAGGCCGTACTTCTCTGCCACCTGCTTACCAACAGTTTTCAAAACATCAAAATCCTTTTTTGGACTCATCATCAAGACAGTTGTTATACTGTCAAAACCTTTTTCCTTTGCAAACTGGGCTGTTTTTTCTAATCTTATGTCATGGCATACAGTGCACCTCTTTCCCCTCTCTGGCTCATTTTCTAATCCTTTTACAGTTTCAAGCCATCTGTCTAACTCGTATGGGGCAAGGTGGCATTTTATACCTATCTGATTACACACCCTTTCTGTCTCTATCCACCGAAGGATATACTCTTCCTCTGGATGAATGTTTGGGTCGTAGAAATAACCTTCTATATGGGCGTCTGGATAATCTTCCTTCAGCTTTCTGAGGGCATAAACAGCATCAACACCGCAGCATATATGAACTAAAATTTTATTCATCCTTACCCTCTACATATCTTTTTAGCAGACCCTCAATTAATTCTGACAGGGTTTTACCTTCCTTCTCTGCCTTTTTCAGCAGTTTCTCTTTGACAGCAGATTCAACAGTAATACTTAATATATCCTTTTTTCCGGCAATCTTCATCACCTTTTGGATGCTTATCTGCAGTATCTTAGAAATCTGATAATAACTTTTTCCCTCCTGAATAAGCTGTGATA contains the following coding sequences:
- a CDS encoding helix-turn-helix domain-containing protein; protein product: MTDLITAGKLCKEEREKRGLSLQDVHNVTKIPVDIIRRLEGDENYLSKDPYAYFLMKVLIDFYQLDVHLTKEKETSEKQEKKETAEEKQSFFVRFLKAVFTLVAGFFVINTAVKKDIEHSNSIEHLIKVELPEKENVSDISEAEKKKEINRIVLTALDFVWLTAYVDGKEKVLRLKKGQKVKLSFKKKIRFETIGNADNLVIIYDRKKVAFERKIIHNLFVDGEGVFFNGYNLAKEES
- a CDS encoding glycosyltransferase, whose amino-acid sequence is MRKKIILYLPSIQKGGVLESNRLLAKGFHEKGYEVTIVSNRKTDITIESFNHIYLHAGDLTKPFKLKKVILEEKPIAIFSNMLPQNISLSLAKYLLSYYKYDIETKFFGFVRTSTSSIVHSKFYHKPYKKFVNKLYTNFDKIIAVSSIAKQDLVNAFSLPENKIEIIHNPIDVRNIEKSKKEELSEEEKIIFRKKVLMFAGRFSKEKRIDLILKIFHKLQKMRDDVNLLLIGEGEEEENIKKILKELTIKNVYMLPFTKNPFKYMKHATLFILTSENEGFSRVVLESFSCGTPVIAYENNMSGHKDIIKSGYNGYLVKFNAEDTFIRKINTLLDNRDLLKTLENNAYKTALNFSLDNIINKLELLINS
- the rsmG gene encoding 16S rRNA (guanine(527)-N(7))-methyltransferase RsmG; this translates as MIHRLKELAQKNGITLSEDQLEKFQTYLDMLSKWNRVYNLTSIRKKEEIITKHFLDSLSLVKLFEEKNISVEGKNIADLGSGAGFPGVPLKIYYADRINLYLIEAVQKKCIFLEMLKKELKIDYTVLCRRAEDVNFQFDIVVSRAAGETFTVLKWAKDILKKGGYIIIMKGKQVEEELRPFTVSLKMYGLPERKFILIQKS
- the moaA gene encoding GTP 3',8-cyclase MoaA; protein product: MNEISYLRVSVTDKCNLKCFYCRPDNSEFVPHEEILRYEEIARLVRAMTKYGLKKVRITGGEPLVRPQLEELVKMLKEIPQITDISLTTNGITLSKHAEKLRKAGLDRLNISIDSLKPELFYQITKGRLEDVLEGIRISKELGYDPIKVNAVIVRGLNEEEALDFVEFGAEYGVEVRFIEMMPVGGELINWSEDKVQPLEQIKTKIEQKYGKLLPAISIGSGAARVYKVPKLGTKVGFITPISNPFCDGCSKLRLTAEGHIKLCLRTDEEIDAKPVIRNGTDEDLDRFIQKVLLEKEISNQKIVSSGYAFSDCRRIMTSIGG
- a CDS encoding glycosyltransferase family 2 protein; amino-acid sequence: MHKLPLSVAIISYNEEDNIGKTLSAVSDIASEIIVVDSGSTDRTVEIAKNLGAKVFVKEWKGFREQKNSALKKCSQEWILFLDCDEVVSEELKKSIIDAVKQPFADGYMINRKTVYLGKPLNHAWQPDWNLRLVKKNANPRWEGGDIHEYLVIDGKVSKINGFLYHYSYRDIKDHFTKVVNYSYIAAREMYRKGKKFKMRKIFLNPLASFIREYILKKGFLDGTRGLIVAVSATYYSFLKYIYLWEMEKRDGKD
- a CDS encoding N-glycosylase/DNA lyase → MIPAKEEIQRVKPEVERYVRQRISEFKSLRENNLTTFDFRPFVNIEPYQADIFSEACFCILTANSSAVLGIKLQKEIGVDGFKSYPEEKLFEIIRKKGHRFAHQRAERIVKLREKENFLLKIAKEKDGKEAREKLVKEIYGYGYKEASHFLRNIGFNDVAIIDRHISRFLFEKGLVKPRKTITKKVYLECEQALEKIASDLELTQAELDLYIFYIKTGKVLK
- a CDS encoding epoxyqueuosine reductase QueH, whose product is MNKILVHICCGVDAVYALRKLKEDYPDAHIEGYFYDPNIHPEEEYILRWIETERVCNQIGIKCHLAPYELDRWLETVKGLENEPERGKRCTVCHDIRLEKTAQFAKEKGFDSITTVLMMSPKKDFDVLKTVGKQVAEKYGLEFLATDFRKNGGIEKMNRLSKEAQLYHQNYCGCMYALFQQRKGEFVPELVSFGRGRLPGSREEKLFIKKVRLYAESLGLPCYEQSFSFVSWRLISSTLKINKEPVSHAVVWFSKSTKGVLRDRVQEIVEENDRFIVKLKKSFVKIWILREPLREIPLDFPRFTTEPILIVGNDLRERFEPGTRLEIQLKAQFDENGESQNLIVGKKEAEKTVEFHSDTLADGSGGVDIENVLSAISENRKAILTGNKKVVIYGAKTVGNIGKYYFNNSFINV
- a CDS encoding O-methyltransferase, yielding MYQIINTEVEKYLKSLPDIEDPVMRKMEEYAAKNDFPIIGREGGKLLYLITKIKNPSLVVEMGSGFGYSGYFFAKALKKGKVVLIDYLDRNINLAKDFFKEGNLLDKAQFRVGDAVQIGQEYKNIDILFLDLEKVRYLEAIQILEKNLSEDGIIIADNVLYQGKVVFEKEDRKAKVLDSFNRYMFENYFSVILPIRDGILLGVKK
- a CDS encoding glycosyltransferase family 2 protein; this encodes MEKISVVIPVYNGEKYIKDAVDSALSQSYENVEVIIINDASTDRTEEVIFQNFGELLGSKVIYHKNPVNRERAYSRNKGVELSSGEYIFFLDYDDKWKTDYLKKSVEYLRDYHIVYSFPKTFIDSEGKILRKSKKSLTSEKEIIFSGQIGYPSATGVRKDSYINYLDRYLIREDWEFFIRAYIQDLKIKILDNDMVLMREHSNRTSRNLQFYKATLTVFRDYYDKVPAKVKADFMFHVGEVCLRFGDLALGWKLILKSLKEKPALIKDKRKALSVLKRGIRIDRAVKLLLNP